Proteins encoded by one window of Flagellimonas lutaonensis:
- a CDS encoding MotA/TolQ/ExbB proton channel family protein — protein sequence MKKISFTLATAGMFILGTTTASAALIQDEAAAEASKGFTQVLKEQFIQGGPAFMGIVLLCLILGLAVAIERIIYLNLASTNSAKLRQEVEDALASGGVEAAKEVCRNTKGPVASIYYQGLDRAGEGLESAEKAVVAYGGVQMGQLEKNVSWLSLFIAIAPMLGFMGTVIGMIQAFQKIAAVGNLSASLIAGDIQVALLTTVFGLITAIILQIFYNYIIAKIDSIVNDMEDSSIALIDMLAAHKK from the coding sequence ATGAAAAAAATATCCTTTACTCTGGCTACTGCCGGAATGTTTATCTTGGGAACTACAACGGCATCTGCTGCCTTAATACAAGATGAAGCTGCCGCTGAGGCCAGCAAAGGTTTCACACAAGTACTGAAAGAACAATTTATTCAAGGGGGTCCTGCCTTCATGGGAATCGTTCTTCTGTGTTTGATATTGGGATTGGCCGTTGCTATCGAAAGAATTATATATCTGAATCTGGCAAGCACCAATTCCGCCAAATTGAGACAAGAAGTCGAGGATGCACTGGCGTCAGGAGGCGTTGAGGCAGCCAAAGAAGTTTGTCGAAACACAAAAGGCCCCGTTGCCTCTATCTATTACCAAGGGTTGGACCGCGCTGGCGAAGGACTTGAGTCTGCTGAAAAAGCGGTTGTTGCCTATGGCGGTGTTCAAATGGGCCAGTTAGAGAAAAATGTTTCATGGTTGTCACTCTTTATCGCCATTGCGCCCATGCTTGGGTTCATGGGTACGGTAATCGGTATGATCCAGGCCTTCCAGAAAATTGCTGCGGTGGGTAACTTGAGTGCATCGTTGATTGCGGGTGATATCCAAGTGGCGTTATTGACCACGGTATTCGGTTTGATCACGGCCATTATCCTTCAAATCTTTTACAACTACATCATTGCTAAAATTGACAGTATTGTAAACGACATGGAAGATTCGTCAATTGCATTGATCGATATGTTGGCAGCACACAAAAAATAA
- a CDS encoding ExbD/TolR family protein: MAKDRQVPEVNAGSMADIAFLLLIFFLVTTSIETNVGIQRKLPPDLNTPPPHIKERNILRVRLNKNNQLMVGKNVLPISELKKTVISFLDNGGAPLESEGHCAYCQGSRNPDSSDNPLKAVISLQSDREAEYGVYVSVQNELTAAYNQLRNRESLRLYGVAYTEMEEKYNSPETAVSLKKKLKLKIMEIRKMYPLKISEASLKLNESNQP; this comes from the coding sequence ATGGCAAAAGACAGACAAGTACCCGAAGTGAATGCGGGCTCAATGGCCGATATTGCATTTTTATTGTTGATTTTCTTTTTGGTGACCACCAGTATTGAAACCAATGTTGGGATTCAGCGTAAATTACCACCAGATTTAAACACTCCGCCACCACATATTAAAGAGCGTAACATCCTCAGGGTTCGCCTTAACAAGAACAACCAATTGATGGTAGGGAAGAATGTGCTTCCAATAAGTGAATTGAAAAAAACCGTGATATCCTTTTTGGACAATGGTGGCGCACCTCTTGAAAGTGAAGGTCATTGTGCATACTGCCAAGGCAGTCGAAATCCAGATTCATCTGATAATCCCCTAAAAGCGGTTATCTCGCTGCAATCTGATAGAGAGGCAGAATACGGCGTTTACGTCTCTGTTCAGAACGAACTGACAGCCGCCTACAACCAACTTAGAAACCGTGAATCGCTTCGCCTGTATGGTGTGGCCTACACAGAAATGGAGGAGAAATACAACAGCCCTGAAACAGCAGTTTCCCTTAAGAAGAAATTGAAGCTAAAAATAATGGAGATACGAAAGATGTATCCCTTAAAAATATCGGAAGCATCACTAAAATTAAACGAAAGCAATCAACCATGA
- a CDS encoding ExbD/TolR family protein, giving the protein MAKFAKKKDGDLPAVSTASLPDIVFMLLFFFMTVTTMKDSSLLVQNTLPNASEVKKLEKKDRVIYIYVGKPIKEYQKVFGTEPKIQLNDKFADVGEVGAYILAERAKKPQELQNVLTTALKVDKDANMGLISDIKQELRKVNALKVNYTTYEGNAFNNLN; this is encoded by the coding sequence ATGGCAAAGTTTGCTAAAAAGAAAGATGGAGATTTACCTGCGGTATCAACGGCATCGCTACCTGACATCGTTTTCATGCTTTTGTTTTTCTTTATGACGGTAACCACAATGAAAGATAGTTCGTTGTTGGTACAGAATACCTTGCCCAATGCCAGTGAGGTGAAAAAGCTTGAAAAGAAAGATAGGGTCATTTATATATACGTGGGCAAACCCATCAAAGAATACCAGAAGGTTTTTGGCACCGAGCCAAAAATACAGCTGAACGATAAGTTTGCCGATGTTGGCGAAGTTGGGGCGTATATTTTGGCCGAAAGGGCAAAAAAGCCCCAAGAGCTGCAGAATGTACTGACTACAGCCCTAAAGGTCGATAAAGATGCCAATATGGGTCTTATCTCAGACATCAAACAAGAATTGAGAAAGGTCAACGCGCTCAAGGTAAACTATACCACCTATGAGGGCAATGCCTTCAACAATCTAAACTAG
- a CDS encoding 2-oxoglutarate dehydrogenase E1 component: MDKYSFLNAAHTSFFAELYDRYLTNPDSIEPSWRAFFQGFDFGLESSLDELDIDTSKDGGLTKVNGQMVEVPLSLQKEFQVIRLIDGYRSRGHLFTKTNPVRERRKYSPTLDIENFGLNENDLETVFDAGSIIGLGPSKLKDIISHLERIYCDAIGVEYMYIRSPERIQWIQDWLNVNDNHPNFTAEEKKNILRKLNEAVSFESFLHTKYVGQKRFSLEGGESLIPALDVIMEKAAEAGVKQFVMGMAHRGRLNVLTNIFGKSPKDIFSEFDGKDYEETIFDGDVKYHLGWTSRRETDSGRVINMNIAPNPSHLETVSAVVEGIARAKQDRSHQENASEVLPILVHGDAAIAGQGVVYEVVQMAQLDGYRTEGTIHIVVNNQIGFTTNYLDARSSTYCTDVAKVTLSPVLHVNADDAEAVVHASIFALEYRMRYKCDVFLDLLGYRKYGHNEGDEPKFTQPVLYKAISKHKNPRDIYAEKLISEGIIDEGYPKQLEEEYKSRLEEDLLDSRKVEKTRITPFMQDEWEGFKQVTEEAMLNLVETSYDLKKLDEVAESITKLPEDKKFLRKLVRLVESRHKMYFEDNKLDWAMGELLAYASLLEEGYDVRMTGQDVERGTFSHRHAVIKTEMHEEEVVLLNEMGKNQNGTFHIYNSLLSEYGVMGFDYGYAMASPKTLTIWEAQFGDFSNGAQIVIDQYISAAEDKWKLQNGLVLFLPHGYEGQGAEHSSARMERYLQLCAKDNMFVADVTTPANMFHLLRRQMKANFRKPLVVFTPKSLLRHPKVVSTKEEMAHGSFQMLIDDETADVSKIKMLVFCTGKFYYDLLAKREELDRDDVALVRLEQLFPLPAEQMRAIMKKYKNADDVVWAQEEPRNMGAWGFLLMHLEEAKSFRVCSRRFYGAPAAGSAIRSQRRHAQVIEYVFDKTKDNTVRRTNKA, encoded by the coding sequence ATGGATAAGTATTCCTTTCTAAACGCGGCGCACACCTCTTTTTTTGCTGAGCTTTACGACAGATATCTCACCAATCCTGATAGTATTGAACCCAGTTGGCGAGCATTCTTTCAAGGATTCGATTTTGGTTTGGAGAGTTCGTTGGACGAGCTCGATATCGACACCTCAAAAGACGGCGGCCTGACCAAGGTCAATGGCCAAATGGTTGAGGTGCCCCTATCGTTGCAAAAAGAATTTCAGGTCATTCGCCTGATCGACGGATATCGCTCCCGCGGCCATCTGTTCACCAAAACAAATCCGGTTCGTGAAAGGCGCAAATATTCGCCCACCCTCGATATTGAGAACTTTGGGCTAAACGAAAACGATCTTGAAACGGTTTTTGATGCCGGCAGTATAATTGGTCTCGGGCCAAGCAAACTGAAAGACATTATCAGCCACCTAGAGCGCATTTATTGCGATGCCATTGGGGTGGAATATATGTACATACGATCGCCCGAACGCATCCAGTGGATACAAGATTGGCTGAACGTCAATGACAACCATCCGAATTTTACGGCAGAGGAAAAGAAAAACATCCTCAGAAAATTGAACGAGGCAGTGTCGTTCGAAAGTTTTCTGCACACCAAATACGTCGGGCAAAAACGCTTCTCGTTAGAGGGTGGCGAATCACTTATACCTGCCCTGGACGTTATTATGGAAAAGGCGGCCGAAGCAGGGGTAAAACAATTTGTGATGGGCATGGCCCACCGCGGCCGGCTAAATGTACTCACCAATATCTTTGGCAAATCACCAAAGGATATTTTCAGTGAATTTGATGGTAAAGATTATGAGGAGACCATATTTGATGGTGATGTAAAGTACCACTTGGGCTGGACCTCTAGGCGTGAAACCGATTCAGGTAGGGTAATCAATATGAACATTGCACCGAACCCTTCGCACCTAGAAACCGTCAGTGCCGTTGTAGAAGGTATTGCCCGGGCCAAACAAGACCGTTCGCACCAAGAAAACGCCTCAGAGGTATTGCCCATTTTGGTCCATGGCGATGCGGCCATAGCAGGGCAGGGCGTCGTGTACGAAGTGGTTCAAATGGCCCAGCTCGATGGGTACCGTACTGAGGGTACCATACATATTGTGGTAAACAACCAAATTGGTTTTACCACCAACTATCTCGATGCACGCTCATCGACCTATTGTACCGACGTTGCAAAGGTAACCTTGTCGCCCGTGCTGCACGTCAATGCCGATGATGCGGAGGCGGTGGTACATGCATCGATCTTTGCCCTCGAATACCGAATGCGCTATAAGTGCGACGTGTTCTTGGATTTATTGGGATACCGAAAATATGGACACAACGAGGGCGATGAGCCCAAGTTTACACAGCCGGTATTGTACAAGGCGATTTCAAAACACAAGAACCCACGTGATATTTATGCCGAGAAATTGATTTCTGAGGGCATTATCGATGAGGGGTATCCGAAGCAGCTTGAAGAAGAATACAAAAGTCGGTTGGAAGAAGATCTACTCGATTCAAGAAAGGTTGAAAAGACAAGAATTACCCCCTTCATGCAAGATGAATGGGAAGGTTTCAAGCAGGTAACCGAAGAGGCCATGCTAAACCTGGTCGAAACTTCCTATGATTTGAAAAAGTTGGATGAGGTGGCCGAAAGCATCACCAAACTCCCCGAAGACAAAAAATTCTTGCGCAAACTGGTCCGACTGGTCGAAAGTAGGCACAAAATGTATTTTGAAGACAATAAGCTCGATTGGGCCATGGGCGAGTTGTTGGCCTATGCATCATTGCTTGAAGAGGGTTACGATGTGCGCATGACCGGGCAAGATGTTGAAAGGGGAACTTTTTCGCACCGTCATGCGGTGATCAAAACAGAGATGCACGAAGAAGAGGTCGTCTTGTTGAACGAAATGGGCAAGAACCAGAACGGCACTTTTCATATCTACAACTCACTCCTTTCAGAGTATGGTGTCATGGGCTTTGATTATGGTTATGCCATGGCCAGCCCGAAGACCCTGACCATTTGGGAGGCACAGTTCGGCGACTTCAGCAACGGTGCCCAGATTGTGATCGACCAGTACATTTCGGCTGCGGAAGACAAGTGGAAACTGCAGAACGGGTTGGTGCTCTTTTTGCCGCATGGTTACGAAGGGCAGGGAGCCGAGCACTCCTCGGCCCGTATGGAGCGCTATTTACAACTTTGCGCCAAAGACAATATGTTTGTCGCCGATGTAACTACCCCGGCCAATATGTTCCATTTGTTGCGAAGACAGATGAAGGCCAACTTTCGAAAGCCCTTGGTGGTCTTTACGCCCAAAAGTCTCTTAAGGCATCCGAAGGTCGTCTCGACCAAAGAAGAGATGGCCCATGGCAGCTTTCAAATGTTGATCGATGATGAAACGGCCGATGTGTCCAAAATCAAGATGCTGGTCTTCTGTACAGGAAAATTCTATTACGACCTGTTGGCAAAGCGGGAAGAGCTGGACCGAGATGATGTGGCCTTGGTGAGACTTGAGCAATTGTTTCCATTGCCTGCCGAGCAAATGCGGGCCATAATGAAGAAATATAAAAATGCCGATGATGTGGTGTGGGCCCAAGAAGAGCCCCGAAACATGGGGGCTTGGGGCTTTTTGCTGATGCACCTTGAAGAGGCAAAAAGTTTCCGGGTCTGCTCTAGAAGGTTTTATGGGGCGCCGGCAGCAGGCAGTGCTATACGATCCCAGCGTAGGCATGCACAGGTAATTGAATATGTTTTTGACAAGACAAAAGACAATACGGTTCGAAGAACAAACAAAGCATAA
- the odhB gene encoding 2-oxoglutarate dehydrogenase complex dihydrolipoyllysine-residue succinyltransferase codes for MVLEMKVPSPGESITEVEIAQWLVEDGDYVEKDQAIAEVDSDKATLELPAEESGIITLKAEEGDAVAVGEVVCLIDTSAEKPAGAKEKAEKKAPSETTEEKKESKAAEEKKETANKETYASGTPSPAAKKILDEKGIPAKDVKGTGRDGRITKEDAVKAVPSMGTPAGGNRGKTRTKLSMLRRKVAERLVAAKNETAMLTTFNEVDMSAIFELRKKYKEEFKEKHGVSLGFMSFFTKAVIRALQMYPAVNSMIDGKEMVTYDFCDISIAVSGPKGLMVPVIRNAENLTFRGIEAEVKRLAIRARDGQITVDEMTGGTFTISNGGVFGSMLSTPIINPPQSGILGMHNIVERPIVRDGAIAIAPIMYVALSYDHRIIDGRESVGFLVAVKEALESPEELLMDGDVKKALEL; via the coding sequence ATGGTTTTAGAAATGAAAGTGCCCTCGCCGGGCGAATCCATAACAGAGGTCGAAATAGCACAGTGGTTGGTCGAAGACGGTGATTATGTTGAAAAAGACCAGGCAATTGCCGAGGTGGATTCTGACAAGGCCACCCTTGAGCTTCCCGCTGAAGAAAGTGGCATCATAACCCTCAAGGCCGAAGAGGGCGACGCCGTGGCGGTTGGCGAAGTGGTATGTTTGATCGATACCAGTGCCGAAAAACCCGCCGGCGCAAAAGAGAAGGCTGAAAAAAAGGCGCCTTCTGAAACAACTGAGGAAAAAAAGGAATCGAAAGCGGCGGAGGAAAAGAAAGAAACAGCCAATAAAGAGACCTACGCATCAGGAACCCCTTCCCCAGCGGCCAAAAAAATATTGGACGAAAAGGGGATTCCAGCAAAAGATGTTAAAGGTACCGGCCGCGATGGCCGCATCACCAAGGAAGATGCCGTCAAAGCTGTGCCCTCAATGGGTACCCCGGCCGGTGGCAATAGAGGAAAGACCCGCACAAAACTTTCGATGCTTCGCAGAAAGGTGGCCGAGCGGTTGGTTGCTGCCAAGAACGAAACGGCTATGTTGACCACTTTTAATGAGGTCGATATGTCTGCCATCTTTGAGTTGAGGAAAAAATATAAAGAAGAGTTTAAGGAAAAACACGGGGTGAGCCTCGGCTTTATGTCGTTCTTCACCAAAGCGGTGATTCGCGCACTTCAAATGTATCCTGCAGTGAACTCAATGATCGATGGCAAAGAGATGGTCACCTATGACTTCTGCGACATCAGTATTGCGGTCTCTGGTCCCAAGGGCTTGATGGTGCCCGTAATCCGTAATGCTGAGAACCTTACCTTCAGGGGTATTGAGGCTGAGGTAAAACGATTGGCAATACGGGCCCGTGACGGGCAGATTACGGTTGATGAAATGACAGGCGGCACCTTCACCATTTCTAATGGCGGTGTCTTCGGCTCCATGTTGTCGACCCCTATCATTAACCCGCCCCAAAGTGGAATCTTGGGCATGCACAATATTGTTGAGCGGCCGATTGTCAGGGATGGAGCCATTGCCATTGCCCCCATAATGTATGTGGCCCTTTCTTACGACCATAGAATAATTGACGGAAGAGAGTCGGTCGGTTTCTTGGTGGCCGTAAAAGAAGCCTTGGAAAGTCCTGAAGAACTATTGATGGATGGTGATGTAAAGAAAGCACTAGAGTTGTAA
- a CDS encoding membrane protein: MNKIVRIVLIIIGLVAAVLWFSMPDGDDPNAINSTPLNLMFWIMYLLLAIAVIFSLFFGLKKLFSNPASLKKTLFALAGLAVIVAISYGLSSDNAAVVSAMADRGVETTESTVKTIGMGLNVFFILTAIAVALMVIPGLKKMFTGR, translated from the coding sequence ATGAACAAAATTGTTAGAATAGTACTCATCATAATCGGCCTGGTAGCTGCAGTTCTGTGGTTTTCCATGCCTGATGGTGATGATCCCAATGCCATCAACAGTACGCCATTGAACTTAATGTTCTGGATTATGTACCTGCTGTTGGCGATAGCTGTGATTTTCAGCCTGTTTTTTGGCCTCAAAAAACTTTTTAGTAATCCTGCCAGCTTGAAAAAAACACTTTTCGCCTTGGCCGGATTAGCAGTAATTGTGGCGATATCATATGGACTTTCATCTGATAATGCGGCAGTTGTGAGTGCCATGGCCGATAGGGGTGTTGAAACTACAGAGAGTACGGTCAAAACCATTGGTATGGGGCTTAACGTATTCTTTATATTGACTGCAATCGCTGTCGCTTTGATGGTGATACCAGGTCTAAAGAAAATGTTTACCGGTAGATAA
- a CDS encoding porin family protein: protein MKRCLLLVFATIFGLVARAQVYPESEYAGTKYLEDQFYVGVGYNFLVEKPKDVVQRGLSYSLQAGFIRDIPLNKRRNVGFGLGAGYSVSSYYTNMVAAKEGDDISYSIADLQDFKRSKLETHALEVPLEFRWRTSTDVTYKFWRVYGGVKVSYIFAKSYRRVNESGSDRFRNDDLQDLQYGAFLRFGYNTWNINIYYGLNSLLKDNVFLDNDTPIELRPLKVGLIFYIL, encoded by the coding sequence ATGAAAAGATGCCTTCTTCTGGTTTTTGCAACAATTTTTGGCCTTGTGGCTCGTGCGCAGGTTTATCCTGAAAGTGAGTATGCCGGAACCAAATATTTGGAAGACCAATTCTATGTGGGGGTTGGGTACAATTTTTTGGTTGAAAAACCGAAAGATGTGGTGCAAAGGGGGCTCTCGTATAGCCTGCAGGCTGGTTTCATAAGGGATATCCCCCTGAACAAAAGGAGAAATGTTGGGTTCGGTCTGGGGGCAGGTTACTCGGTCAGTTCATACTATACCAATATGGTTGCTGCCAAAGAGGGCGATGATATCAGCTATTCGATAGCCGATTTGCAAGATTTTAAAAGAAGCAAATTGGAGACACATGCCCTTGAGGTGCCGTTGGAATTTCGTTGGCGAACCTCAACGGATGTGACCTATAAGTTCTGGCGTGTTTATGGCGGGGTCAAAGTATCGTACATTTTTGCGAAAAGTTATCGGCGGGTCAACGAATCGGGTTCTGACCGTTTTCGCAACGACGATTTGCAGGATCTACAGTATGGTGCCTTTTTACGGTTTGGCTACAATACCTGGAATATCAACATCTACTATGGGCTAAATTCACTCTTGAAGGACAATGTGTTTTTAGACAATGACACCCCTATAGAATTAAGGCCGCTCAAGGTGGGGCTGATCTTTTACATTCTATAA
- a CDS encoding asparaginase has product MGDTTNILLIYTGGTIGMVKDYETGALRAFDFDDLMANIPELNQLDCQIDGVSFEEPIDSSNMNLHHWGSIATLIEENYQAYDGFVVLHGSDTMSYSGAALSFMLENLAKPVIFTGSQLPIGDLRTDAKENLITSIQIASLQENGQPVVQEVCLYFEYKLYRANRTTKLNAEHFEAFASMNYPPLAESGVHLKVNHAQLMKANGGQKPFRVLKSMDASVGILKLFPGMGQDFLKAVLNAPNIRALVLETYGAGNAPTDDWFLDELKKAIERGLHIINVTQCSGGSVAMGQYETSRSLKQLELVNGKDITTEAAVAKAMWLLGNGYSDDDFKSKFEATLRGEMN; this is encoded by the coding sequence ATGGGCGATACGACCAATATTTTGTTGATCTACACCGGGGGCACCATTGGCATGGTGAAAGATTATGAAACCGGGGCCTTGAGGGCATTTGACTTTGATGACCTTATGGCCAACATTCCAGAGTTGAACCAGTTGGATTGCCAAATCGACGGTGTTTCATTTGAGGAACCCATCGATTCTTCCAATATGAACCTCCACCATTGGGGGTCCATTGCCACCTTGATTGAAGAAAACTATCAGGCCTATGACGGTTTTGTGGTATTGCATGGCAGTGATACCATGAGTTACTCAGGGGCCGCACTTAGCTTTATGTTAGAGAATTTGGCGAAGCCCGTGATCTTTACAGGTTCGCAATTGCCCATTGGCGATTTGCGTACCGACGCAAAAGAAAACCTGATCACTTCAATACAAATTGCTTCCTTGCAAGAAAATGGGCAACCCGTGGTGCAAGAGGTGTGCCTATATTTCGAGTATAAACTGTACCGTGCCAATAGAACCACCAAATTGAATGCTGAACATTTCGAGGCCTTTGCCTCGATGAACTATCCGCCCTTGGCCGAGTCGGGCGTTCATCTTAAGGTCAACCATGCGCAGTTAATGAAGGCCAATGGTGGGCAAAAACCCTTTAGAGTGTTAAAAAGCATGGATGCCAGTGTCGGCATACTAAAATTGTTTCCAGGTATGGGCCAAGACTTCTTGAAGGCGGTTTTGAATGCGCCAAATATTCGTGCGCTTGTGTTGGAAACGTATGGTGCAGGCAACGCACCTACAGACGATTGGTTTCTTGATGAACTGAAAAAAGCCATTGAGCGGGGCTTGCATATTATAAATGTAACCCAATGCTCAGGGGGCAGTGTGGCCATGGGCCAATATGAAACCAGTAGAAGCCTAAAGCAACTAGAACTAGTTAACGGTAAAGATATTACCACCGAAGCGGCGGTTGCCAAAGCCATGTGGCTTTTGGGCAATGGCTACTCTGATGATGACTTCAAATCAAAATTCGAAGCGACTCTAAGAGGGGAAATGAACTGA
- a CDS encoding ExbD/TolR family protein, translated as MRIDRSTKNRPAAISTASLPDIVFILLFFFMTVTTIKTDTLLVANELPIAEEVGLIENEELIIEILVGRPSKELSKLYGDQPAIQLNDRLAKIEEVAPFVLTELSKKPNDIRNKVIVSLKIDKKANVGLVQDIKEELSKINLLKVNYATLEGPVHKN; from the coding sequence ATGAGAATCGATAGAAGTACCAAGAACCGGCCGGCTGCAATTTCAACAGCCTCGTTGCCCGACATCGTATTTATACTGTTGTTCTTTTTTATGACGGTCACCACTATCAAGACTGATACCCTTTTGGTCGCCAATGAATTGCCAATTGCAGAAGAAGTGGGTCTTATAGAAAACGAAGAGCTCATTATCGAGATTCTGGTGGGCAGGCCCTCAAAAGAGTTGTCAAAACTGTACGGTGACCAGCCGGCGATACAATTGAATGACCGATTGGCCAAAATTGAAGAGGTGGCCCCTTTTGTGCTCACAGAACTATCTAAAAAGCCAAACGATATTAGAAATAAGGTAATCGTCTCCCTGAAAATAGACAAAAAGGCAAATGTAGGGCTCGTTCAAGATATCAAAGAAGAGCTGAGCAAGATAAATCTGCTAAAAGTAAATTATGCCACTCTGGAGGGGCCTGTTCATAAGAACTAA
- a CDS encoding TatD family hydrolase gives MVLTDTHTHLYSEAFDEDRKEMMSRAMQAGVKRFFVPAIDSTYTQAMLDLEAAYPENVFLMTGLHPTHVKENYKEELEHVERMLSQHTFYAIGEIGIDLYWDKTFFKQQQEAFRQQIRLAKKNKLPIVIHCRESFDEIFEILEEEKDEVLRGIFHCFTGTLEQANKALDYNMKLGIGGVVTFKNGKIDQFLNQIDLRHIVLETDAPYLSPVPYRGKRNESAYLKLVLEKLATLYGVSQKHIANITTDNSKEVFGI, from the coding sequence ATGGTTTTAACCGATACCCATACACATCTTTACAGCGAGGCTTTTGACGAAGATAGAAAAGAAATGATGTCGCGGGCCATGCAAGCAGGGGTAAAGCGTTTTTTTGTGCCGGCCATAGACTCAACCTATACCCAGGCCATGTTGGATTTGGAAGCCGCCTATCCAGAGAATGTTTTTTTAATGACGGGGCTACATCCCACCCATGTGAAGGAAAATTATAAAGAAGAGCTCGAGCATGTTGAAAGGATGTTGTCGCAGCATACTTTCTATGCCATAGGGGAGATAGGCATAGACCTTTATTGGGACAAGACTTTTTTTAAGCAGCAGCAAGAAGCCTTTAGGCAACAGATTCGACTGGCCAAAAAGAATAAGCTGCCCATTGTGATACATTGCAGGGAGTCGTTCGATGAGATTTTTGAGATATTGGAGGAAGAAAAAGATGAGGTCCTTCGGGGAATCTTCCATTGCTTTACAGGCACCCTTGAGCAGGCCAACAAGGCACTGGACTATAATATGAAGTTGGGTATTGGAGGGGTCGTCACCTTCAAAAATGGAAAGATTGACCAATTTTTGAACCAAATAGATTTGCGCCATATCGTTTTAGAGACCGATGCGCCCTACCTTTCGCCAGTGCCCTATCGCGGTAAACGTAACGAAAGTGCTTACCTAAAGCTTGTGCTCGAAAAACTGGCCACCCTGTACGGTGTGTCACAGAAACATATTGCAAATATCACCACCGACAACTCAAAAGAGGTTTTCGGTATCTAA
- a CDS encoding retropepsin-like aspartic protease, whose amino-acid sequence MKSLKKFLQKKDYIQVPLVLTDTNHFELSAKINGIFGRFILDTGASNTCIGVDKLEFFKMASEESEVKAAGAGAVDMETLVSTKNHIEIGKWKTKKQKIVVFDLSHVNQALTNQNAQPVEGIIGADILKKAKAIIDYKKKRLYLKTK is encoded by the coding sequence ATGAAATCACTCAAGAAATTTCTTCAAAAAAAAGATTACATCCAGGTGCCCCTGGTTCTTACCGACACCAACCATTTTGAACTTTCGGCCAAGATAAATGGCATTTTCGGTCGTTTTATTTTGGATACCGGAGCCTCAAACACCTGCATCGGCGTCGATAAGCTGGAGTTTTTCAAGATGGCCTCTGAAGAATCGGAAGTCAAGGCGGCAGGGGCCGGTGCCGTAGATATGGAAACCTTGGTCTCGACAAAGAACCACATCGAAATCGGGAAATGGAAAACCAAGAAACAAAAGATCGTAGTCTTTGACCTCTCGCATGTAAACCAAGCGTTGACGAATCAAAATGCACAACCTGTCGAAGGTATCATTGGTGCCGATATCTTGAAAAAGGCGAAGGCCATAATAGATTACAAGAAAAAAAGGCTCTATCTAAAAACAAAATAG
- a CDS encoding ExbD/TolR family protein has protein sequence MPRRKGAPEVNAGSMADIAFLLLIFFLVTTTIETDAGLDRMLPPIEPPDTDVIIKQKNIFTVNINKNGQLLVEDQLMDIKDLREAAKAFLDNNADGTCTYCKGRKDPSSSDNPTKAIISLKNDRETKYSTYITVQNELVGAYNDLRNREAQRLFGRDFTEMEAEYLNPETPSSIREDLKDKVKRIQDMFPQKLSEAETSTAN, from the coding sequence ATGCCTAGAAGAAAAGGAGCACCTGAAGTAAATGCAGGATCTATGGCCGATATTGCATTCTTGCTGCTGATCTTTTTCTTGGTGACCACCACCATTGAAACAGATGCAGGACTTGATAGAATGCTGCCGCCAATTGAGCCGCCTGATACCGATGTTATCATCAAGCAGAAGAATATCTTCACGGTCAACATCAACAAGAACGGGCAACTTTTGGTCGAAGATCAGTTGATGGATATTAAAGATTTGAGAGAGGCCGCCAAGGCTTTCTTGGATAACAATGCTGATGGAACCTGCACTTATTGTAAAGGAAGAAAAGACCCATCATCGTCCGATAATCCCACTAAGGCGATTATCTCCTTGAAGAATGATAGAGAGACCAAGTATTCCACCTATATAACTGTTCAAAACGAATTGGTGGGTGCATACAATGATTTAAGAAACCGTGAGGCCCAGCGTTTGTTCGGTAGGGATTTCACCGAGATGGAAGCTGAATATCTGAATCCTGAGACACCTTCGAGCATCAGGGAGGATCTGAAAGACAAGGTGAAACGTATTCAAGATATGTTCCCGCAGAAACTTTCAGAAGCGGAAACCTCAACGGCTAACTAA